From a single Pyxicephalus adspersus chromosome 11, UCB_Pads_2.0, whole genome shotgun sequence genomic region:
- the HAS1 gene encoding hyaluronan synthase 1 translates to MADIEKNEGACVSVLRRIVTFAFAILVLSAVIWAFVDSIPLATDEYRIMAFGIYGAFLSVHLVIQSFFAFLEHRNMRRGGLPCSYTKSVALTISAYQEDPVYLRECLESVKNTQYPPDKLRVIMVIDGNSPDDQYMMDMFKEVFANEDVGTYVWQNNYHHWDKDKAEKFYSNENPYDSQLNTDIQWIDPQQQGQSTIYEGIDDLRYQGDVNYDNMINQRQVAQGMEMDHRRHLSGDQLQEEPLPVYTDIEMEDPTRQEIETVIRKHRCVCIMQKWGGKREVMYTAFKALGDSVDYVQVCDSDTKLEQLATVELVKVLESNDRYGAVGGDVRILNLSDSYISFMSSLRYWIAFNVERACQSYFDCVSCISGPLGLYRNDLLQTFLESWYNQKFLGTHCTFGDDRHLTNRMLSIGYATKYTARSKCYSETPAQFLRWLNQQTRWTKSYFREWLYNALWWHKHHLWMTYESIIAGIFPFFVTITVIKLFFSCHLWDIMWVLLTIQLIAFVKALYACFLRGNMVMIFMSLYAVLYMAGLLPTKYFAILTMNKSSWGTSGRKKMVGNYMPLLPLSIWWGILFAGLLYTIIMMSLCTDCRLIEMEKTYLIYGSAAYISYWVLMVSLYWLWIKRLCRKRKDYYDVEN, encoded by the exons TGGCCTTTGGAATTTATGGGGCTTTTTTATCTGTGCACCTCGTCATCCAAAGTTTCTTTGCTTTCTTGGAACATCGGAACATGAGGAGAGGAGGCTTGCCTTGTTCTTACACCAAAAGTGTGGCCTTGACCATATCTGCTTACCAAGAAGACCCTGTCTACCTACGTGAATGCCTTGAGTCTGTCAAAAACACACAATACCCACCGGATAAGCTAAGAGTCATCATGGTCATCGATGGCAACAGTCCAGATGACCAATACATGATGGACATGTTTAAAGAGGTTTTTGCCAATGAGGACGTTGGAACATATGTTTGGCAAAACAACTACCACCACTGGGACAAAGACAAGGCTGAGAAGTTTTATAGCAACGAAAATCCATACGACTCTCAACTAAACACAGATATCCAATGGATTGATCCTCAGCAACAAGGACAGAGCACCATTTATGAAGGAATTGATGACTTGCGCTACCAGGGAGATGTGAACTATGACAACATGATAAACCAGAGGCAAGTTGCTCAAGGGATGGAAATGGATCATAGAAGACATCTCTCTGGTGACCAGCTGCAAGAGGAACCATTGCCTGTGTATACAGATATTGAAATGGAGGACCCTACTAGACAAGAAATCGAGACTGTCATCAGGAAACACAGATGTGTCTGCATTATGCAAAAGTGGGGTGGAAAGAGAGAAGTCATGTACACGGCCTTCAAAGCTCTTGGAGACAGCGTGGACTACGTCCAG GTTTGTGACTCAGACACCAAACTGGAACAGCTGGCCACTGTTGAGCTTGTGAAAGTACTGGAGTCCAATGACCGTTATGGCGCTGTGGGAGGAGATGTGCGAATTCTAAACCTATCAGACTCCTATATCAGCTTTATGAGCAGTTTGAGATACTGGATCGCCTTCAATGTCGAACGAGCCTGCCAGTCCTATTTTGATTGTGTCTCCTGCATCAGTGGTCCTCTGG GGCTTTATCGTAATGATCTCCTTCAGACTTTCCTCGAATCTTGGTACAATCAGAAGTTTCTGGGAACACACTGTACTTTTGGTGATGACAGACATCTGACCAACAGAATGCTTAGTATTGGCTATGCAACTAA gtacactgCACGTTCAAAATGTTATTCCGAAACACCTGCCCAGTTCTTGCGTTGGCTGAACCAGCAGACTCGTTGGACCAAATCCTATTTCCGTGAGTGGCTGTACAATGCCCTGTGGTGGCACAAGCATCACCTCTGGATGACCTATGAATCAATCATAGCTGGCATCTTTCCATTCTTTGTCACAATCACCGTCATTAAGTTGTTCTTCAGTTGCCATCTTTGGGACATTATGTGGGTCCTTCTCACCATCCAGCTAATTGCCTTTGTCAAGGCCTTGTATGCTTGTTTCCTACGAGGCAACATGGTCATGATATTCATGTCTCTATATGCCGTACTCTACATGGCTGGACTTCTTCCAACAAAGTACTTTGCCATTCTCACAATGAACAAGAGCAGCTGGGGTACATCAGGACGAAAGAAGATGGTAGGTAATTACATGCCTCTTCTGCCTTTGTCCATCTGGTGGGGGATCCTCTTTGCCGGTTTGCTCTACACCatcatcatgatgtcactgtgCACCGATTGTCGTCTAATTGAGATGGAGAAAACTTATTTAATCTATGGCTCGGCTGCCTATATTAGCTACTGGGTTCTGATGGTATCTCTCTACTGGCTTTGGATCAAGCGTCTTTGCAGAAAGAGGAAGGATTACTATGATGTTGAGAACTGA